The window AATCCGGCGACAAAGCAAGCTCGCGTTCTGGAGGTCGCTCTGGCGGCGGCGGACAAAGCGGCGGTGGTCGCTCGCGTTCTGGCTCGGGAGCTCAAGGTGGTACGGGTGGAGGATCCAAGCCCGGTGGTCGTCGCCGTCGCGGGCGAGCCGAAGGCAGCGTCAGTGGCCGCGGAAGCACGGTGGGACGCAAGTCAGCCGGCAGCGAAGCTGGCAAGTCCGGCGGTTCGAAGAACAATCGCGGACGTGGCGGACGACCCGCATCACGCTGAAGTTAGAACTCTGGTTGAGCGCCGGTTTCTTCGTAGATCGGCAAATGCCGGTAGTAGACTTCCAGATTCAGTAGGTTCATGGCGGTGACGTACAAGCGTCCGCCATGTGCACTCCATCGATCCGGCACGGGCAATTCAGGATCCCAACTGCCCGCTTCCGGTCCTCGTTTGATCTGGCTGTCGATCAGGACTGGATTGAGGTATTGATTCCAGTTGTCCCAGTGCTCGCCGCCCATGTGGAACATGACCTGAGTGGCGTAGTACCAGTAATAGGTGTCTCGTTGTGGCGCCCGATTCGTTCCGATGCTGGGCGGGAACTTAGCGATGTAGTCGGCTGCTGACTGCATGTCTTCATTCTCCCGGCTCCAACCCGAGTACATTCGCATCAAAATTCCGACCGCAGTCATTGTGGGCGATGGGCGTCGTCCGTGCGCTTGTGCGGGAGTGTTGGGAGCGAACGGGTTGTATCGGTATCGGTCGCGTTCCGTGGGGCTGGCTTTGGCCAGTTCCAACCAGCGATTGATTCCGGCATAGGTGTCCGGTTCAACATCCAGGCCAGACAGCTCGCCGCTTTTGAGTGCCATCATCATCCAACCGGTGACGCTCGTATCACTGCTGACTTGCGGTGTGTATCGCCATCCACCGCGTTGTTTATGCTGTGTTGCTTCGATGTAGTTGAGGCACATCTGAGCCGGTTCACGCAGTTCGCTGTCTTGTGTCATGCCGTACGCTTCGCACATCGCCAACGATGCAATGCCGTGCGAATAGAACGCGACGTTTTGATCGCTCAACGGGTTCTCTCGGCGATACAAATCACCATTAGTGCGTTGGTTATCGATCAGGAATTTCAGTCCTTTGGCGACAACCGGTGCGTATTGATGTTGGCGGTGTGTGTAGCCAGCACCTTGATACGCCAACAAGCACATGCCAGTTGCGGCGGTGTCAGATTGCAGCATCACCGCTTCGCCGTGCCCTTGGAGGGACCAGCTGCCGTCTTCGTTTTGCAAGGAAGCGAGATAGGCGAGGCCAAGCTCGATGGCTTCTTCCGTGGCCGGGCCGACCATCCCGGCGGGAGCTGGTGCGGCGCCACCGTTGGTGCGTTGGACTCGCCGGCTGAATTGCTCCACGGCTGCGATTGACAATCCCGCCGGTGTGACCGGGCCCCCGACATCACGTCGTTGGCGTGGGCCACGGGTGAGGTCCAAAGCCGCGATTTCCACCGGTTCATCGGATGGGACAATACCGGCCTTTTCGGCTCGTTCAACGGATAGCCCGGCGGGACCTTCCGGGGCGTTCAGGTCGAAGACCGGATCCGCGGTCATCGCCAATTCGTTCAGTGAAGACTCTGAGTCGCGGGCTGAGTCGCGTGAGCGAGTGTCGTCGATGAGGTCGCGATCCGCGGCTGCGTCGGATGCTTCTGGATCAGTGTTGTCAGTCGATGCATCGGCCAGCATCGCTGCGATCGCCCCCGAATCGGGCCCCGGTCCCGTCGAACCGCTTCGTTGTCCAACGCTTCGTCGTTTGGCTGATCGAGGCCGGCTGAGTGCTTGATTGGTGGCGTCCGGGATTCCCGCCATCGTGGCCAAGCGCGCAGCTTGTGGTAGATCGCCCTGCCCCGTCGTCGGAGCATTGTTAAGTGCCGCCATGGCGGATTCACCCGGTGACAGTGTCACGTTTGCGCCCACCGCTTGGCTGGTTCGCTGAACAGGTGCGAGTTCTGGTGTAAGCATCCGCTCGGCGTCGACCTCGATCTTCGCGATCGAAACGGTCGGCGGAGTTGGAGCGGCTCCCGCCGCGGATTGCCTGGTCGGTCTTTGGCGTTGGCTTCGTTCGCGGGCAATCCCTGCCGATCCAACCGTCGGCAACGATTCCGCCATCGCACGCATTGTCGGCACGGGCGCCGGCGCCGGATCGCGGCTGGGTGTCGGCGCCATATCGGCCGACATGGCGATGGACGCTCCGCTACGCTGTCGTTTTGCCGCCGCGGACGTTGATTTCTCTGTCGGCGATTGATCCGCCGATGGTGCCACCGACGTATCAATCTCGGGTGCTTGCGGTGCCGATTGCGATTGAGGAGCAGGCTCGGTTGGTTGGCGACGTCGAGCCAACCGGGAAGGCGAGTCGGATGGTTGTGGCTTTGCCATTTCTGGCTGCACGCGTTCCATCAAAAACTTTTCTGGTTCTCGCGGTTGCTCTGCGTTGGGACGCGGAACTTCCAGTCGAGGTGCTGAACGTTTCACCGGCGGCATCTGTCGTTGTTCGAGAGGGATGACCTGCGACGTTGTTTCTGCGTCGACGGGTTGCGACCAATCCGGAGTCACCGCGTTGGATTCGTCTGGCTTTTGAAACAGGTATTCAGGAACCGTTTTGCGGATCGGAGATCGGTCCGGCTTCACTCCGGCAAATGCCTCGGGGAAGTAGTGTGGAAAGATCATCCACTGCACCGCCAATACGACCAACAACAAGTGCACGAAGATGCTGAAGAGGAAACCGAGCTGAAACGACTTCTGAACGTATTTTGACGCGATCTGGTGCAGCGTGAATGCGGACACAGCACCAATCAAAGGCACCGCAATCACGTAGGTCCACGCGTTGTACATCGGACGTGGGTCATCAAACGACAGATAACCCAAGATGATGTAAAGGATCAGACCGGTCAACGAAATCAACGCGACGTCGAGCGGCCACATGCGCTCGTCATCGGGATCTGAGATCTCGTCAAATAGGTTAGGGTCTTTACTCAATTGATCAGCCTGCCGGCCCATCTTTGGTGGAAACCGAGTAGTCGCTCACACCGGTGCGATTGCACACATCCATCACATTCACGACCGGCTGAAAGCTGGTGTTCTGGTCGGCGCGGATCACGACCGTTTGGTTGGTCGGGTTGCTCGCGACCGCTTTTTGCAGCAGTAGTTCGAGCTCTTTCAGCGGGGTAGCTTTCCCGCGGAGGAAGACCGTTCCATCAGCGTCGATATCAACGACGACCTCGCGAGGTTTACTGGTCATTGGCACGGCGCTGGTTGCCGATGGCAGCACAATGTCGAGCTGACGTTCCTCGTCTTCAAATTCGCTGGTGACCAGAAAGAAAATCAGCAACAGGAAAACCACGTCAATCAACGGGGTCAGACTGAGTGTCCCGGCGACGTTGGATCGTTTGAGTTGAACAGCCATGATCGATCACGAAGTGGTGACGGGAGGCGGCGAATGAATGGCCATCGGCGGTGGCGCACCATTATCAAGTGGACGCAGTTGTCCTTCGGCATCCATTCGAGATCGACCGACGAACCGCACCAATCCCGGAGCGATGACGAATGCCATCTCCTCAATACGATGGAACAATTTTGCAATGCGGTTCTCGAGATACTGAGCCAAAATAGCGGCAGGAATGGCAACGGCCAGTCCAGCCAGGGTGGTCACCAGTGCGGTGTAAATCCCTTCTGACAATTGTTCGCTGCGGCTGCGATCTGCCGTCAGTGTGCTCGATTCATGGAAGGCAACGATCATGCCCCACACCGTTCCGAGCAGCCCCATCAACGGTGTCGCGGCCGCGGCGAGTGTCAGCCAACGAACGGGGCCGGCGTAACGATCCGCTTCGCGTTGCAGGGCATCGCTGGCGGTCCGTTCAATATCGCCGAGTGGTTGACCGGTTCGCATCAGCATCGCCGATATCACACGAGCGGCCGGCGAAGGGTTTTCAACACAAATCTCTTGTGCGGTGCTGGGTGGAAACGTTTCGTGCGTCGCAGCCAAATCGCTGATCTGATTGACGAGCGACCGTGGCAGGATCTTTTCAGTGCGAAGCGACAGGGTTCGCTCAACTGACAACGTCACAACCAACATGCTCATCAATCCGATCGGAATCATGAAGCGACCGCCGCGAGCGATCAACGACAGCAAATCGATTCCCGATGGTTGGTCAGATCCTGGTTGTTGAATCGGTTCATCGTTCATGACCGACTGGATGTCAGAAGCATCGACGATGCCCTCGGTTGCACCCGCCGGTTCCGCAGCGTCCTGAGCCGACACGGATTGCGACAAGAACTGTCCCGGTACTGCGGTGATCAACAATGCGGCCCACAAGACAGCGATGACTAATGTCGTGCGCTGTCGTCGGCGGTCGTTGGAAAGAAATCTCACGGTGCTTTCAGTGCCTCCGCCCGCTGCTTGGCCTTGGCGGCCAATTCGTGCCCGGGGTGTTGATCGATCACGTACTGGTAAAAATCCTTGGCGAACTTGGCTGCCTTTGCTTTGGCAGCATCCGTTTGCGCTGACTGCTGGAGCAGTTCCGCACACCGACCCGCTTCAAACCCGCTCTTGGCTTGCCAATTCTTGATGACTGGGTCCGCCTTGTCCGCCCCAAATCCAAACATGACTCGCTGAAATTCTGGAATCGCTTTGTCGAACGTTTTGTTCGCGAAGTGAATTTCACCCATCATGAACCGAGCCCGAGCAGCAATTTCGCTTCGGAAATTGTCCGCGACCTCGGAATAGAATTTCAATGCCTTTTCGTCGTCTCCCGCGTTCTGGGCGGCGAATCCGATCTCATAGAACACTTGGGGAAGATAGGTTGTGGCCGGGAATCTTTCTCGGAGAGCGTCGTACCATCCAATCGCGTCCTCATATTGACCCAATTGGGCTGCACTTTGCCCACCGTGCAGCAGGATCAATTCGCGAACCTGCCGTTCGGCTTTGTCACGGACCGTTTTCGCGGAATCATTGTCGGCTTCAATCTTCTCGCGTGCCTTGGTGTAGGCCCGCAGAGCCGTTTCGTACTGTTCCTGTTTGAAGCGAGATTCGCCAATCATCATCATCGAATCCAGCAGCAAACCGCCCTGCTGGACTTCGACGTATTGACGTTTGAAGGCGGCTTCCGCTTCGGCGTACTTTTGTTGCTTGTAAAAGCACCACCCCAACCGATACAGCGATTTTTCTTTCAGGTCCAAATCATTGGATTTGTCGGCTGCGATCTGAAATGCTGCTGCCGCGTCGCCCCA of the Rhodopirellula baltica SH 1 genome contains:
- a CDS encoding ExbD/TolR family protein, with translation MAVQLKRSNVAGTLSLTPLIDVVFLLLIFFLVTSEFEDEERQLDIVLPSATSAVPMTSKPREVVVDIDADGTVFLRGKATPLKELELLLQKAVASNPTNQTVVIRADQNTSFQPVVNVMDVCNRTGVSDYSVSTKDGPAG
- a CDS encoding MotA/TolQ/ExbB proton channel family protein; this translates as MRFLSNDRRRQRTTLVIAVLWAALLITAVPGQFLSQSVSAQDAAEPAGATEGIVDASDIQSVMNDEPIQQPGSDQPSGIDLLSLIARGGRFMIPIGLMSMLVVTLSVERTLSLRTEKILPRSLVNQISDLAATHETFPPSTAQEICVENPSPAARVISAMLMRTGQPLGDIERTASDALQREADRYAGPVRWLTLAAAATPLMGLLGTVWGMIVAFHESSTLTADRSRSEQLSEGIYTALVTTLAGLAVAIPAAILAQYLENRIAKLFHRIEEMAFVIAPGLVRFVGRSRMDAEGQLRPLDNGAPPPMAIHSPPPVTTS